In one window of Bacteroidales bacterium DNA:
- a CDS encoding TonB-dependent receptor, which produces MFFLSLPDIHAQTGEKPFADTQPPDTAILLDVVRVEGFRLSNKLRTFPGSLSVLTGKGLNLSDGTNMATSLNTIPGVSMQSGTYATNRIVIRGMGSRTPYNTNRIHSYLNDIPLTTADGVSTPEEIDMQSLGRIEVIKGPASALYGSGLGGSINLYTPVRLHNNGNLSLNYGSFNTLKTNLSGTINTGNANLWGSLSHLQSDGYRENNEYKRTSFLSTAQWKQTKWSVKSTIMLTKVNGEIPSSLGKTQFENDPQAAAPNWAAIEGYKKYQKALAGITLMNILSSKLTNHFTVHGKWSDSYEKRPFNNLTDQTLSTGIRNKLSYYRQKTDWILGIDWIVEQYKWKLDKNEILLNENRGNQNQFSIFGIMNYRPSSRLNISMAGTLNYISYQLTDMYSANGDQSGERNFPLIVSPRIGFNYIASDNFVVYASVGHGFSLPSPEETLLPEGDVNPDIKPEQGMQYEIGTRLTFLDKAVEIDASLYWIELNDLLVTKRITEDVFTGMNAGKTRHQGFELLLRNRFFDFRRFPGKLNSTFGYTLSRNQFIDFTDDGNRFDGNDLPGIPDQLLQLQLTWNPVNRTEVLTHLQYTGNQHLNDANTLKYNGYFWVSIKASTQFQIKQTGIFNIYAGINNLTDSHYASMLVVNAIGFGNNEPRYYYPGLPRNIYAGIEFRF; this is translated from the coding sequence ATGTTTTTTCTCAGCCTGCCGGATATACATGCGCAAACCGGAGAAAAGCCTTTTGCTGATACTCAACCTCCTGATACAGCTATTTTGCTCGACGTAGTCAGGGTGGAAGGTTTCCGGTTAAGTAATAAACTGCGAACTTTCCCCGGAAGTTTATCAGTGCTTACCGGTAAAGGCCTGAACCTATCCGATGGTACAAATATGGCAACATCGCTTAATACAATCCCCGGAGTAAGCATGCAAAGCGGAACTTATGCAACAAATCGCATCGTAATCAGGGGTATGGGAAGCCGGACACCCTACAACACTAACCGGATACATTCGTACCTTAACGATATTCCACTTACCACTGCTGATGGCGTTTCAACACCCGAAGAAATTGATATGCAAAGCCTGGGGCGCATTGAGGTGATCAAAGGACCCGCTTCGGCTTTATACGGTTCAGGATTGGGTGGGAGCATTAATCTGTACACCCCGGTAAGATTGCACAACAATGGCAACCTAAGTTTGAATTATGGAAGTTTCAATACGTTGAAAACCAATTTATCGGGAACTATTAACACTGGAAATGCGAACTTGTGGGGGAGCCTCAGTCACCTGCAGTCGGATGGATATCGGGAAAATAATGAATATAAACGAACTTCGTTCCTGTCGACAGCACAGTGGAAACAAACCAAATGGTCAGTAAAATCAACGATTATGCTGACTAAAGTTAATGGTGAAATCCCCAGTTCGCTGGGCAAAACACAATTCGAAAATGATCCACAAGCTGCGGCTCCTAACTGGGCAGCCATAGAAGGATACAAGAAATACCAGAAAGCCCTGGCAGGCATTACGCTCATGAACATACTTTCTTCAAAGCTCACCAACCATTTTACTGTCCATGGTAAATGGAGCGACAGTTATGAAAAACGTCCTTTTAATAACCTCACCGACCAGACACTGAGTACCGGAATACGCAACAAGCTCAGCTATTACAGGCAAAAAACAGACTGGATTTTGGGAATCGACTGGATTGTTGAACAATACAAATGGAAACTTGATAAAAATGAAATTCTGCTGAACGAGAACCGGGGAAACCAGAATCAGTTCAGTATTTTTGGAATTATGAATTACCGGCCATCATCCAGGCTTAACATTTCGATGGCAGGCACCTTGAATTATATCAGCTACCAGCTCACCGATATGTACTCTGCCAATGGAGATCAATCAGGCGAGCGTAATTTCCCGTTAATTGTTTCGCCCCGCATCGGATTCAATTATATAGCCAGTGATAACTTCGTGGTTTACGCTTCAGTTGGCCATGGTTTCTCACTTCCTTCCCCTGAAGAAACTTTGTTACCTGAAGGCGATGTAAATCCTGACATCAAACCGGAACAGGGCATGCAATATGAAATCGGCACACGATTAACCTTCCTGGATAAAGCCGTTGAAATAGATGCAAGTCTTTACTGGATTGAATTGAATGATCTTCTGGTAACCAAACGTATAACTGAAGATGTTTTTACTGGAATGAATGCAGGGAAAACACGTCACCAGGGATTTGAGCTTCTGTTGCGGAATCGGTTTTTCGATTTCAGACGCTTTCCCGGAAAACTGAATTCTACTTTTGGCTACACTCTTTCACGTAACCAGTTCATTGATTTTACCGACGATGGAAATAGATTTGATGGTAATGATCTGCCCGGCATACCTGATCAGTTACTCCAACTGCAGTTGACATGGAATCCGGTTAACAGGACTGAAGTGTTAACTCATCTGCAATATACAGGTAATCAACATCTAAACGATGCGAATACATTGAAATATAATGGATATTTTTGGGTCAGTATTAAAGCATCGACTCAGTTTCAAATAAAGCAAACAGGCATTTTCAATATTTATGCAGGAATTAATAACCTGACTGACAGCCATTACGCTTCGATGCTGGTGGTAAATGCAATTGGATTTGGAAATAACGAACCACGTTATTACTACCCGGGATTACCAAGAAATATTTATGCGGGAATTGAATTTCGGTTTTAA